AGCCTGAACCGCAGAGTATAATCTCCATCTATAACTTCATGCACCGCATCAACAGATAGCGGCGGTGTTAGTTTAATATCGAACACAATATCCTCACTGACCAAACCTATGCCGCCGCAGATGCGGCAGGTTGAAAATATCGTGCCGCCGAAACCGAAACAGCGCGGGCAGATTTTATCATGCGGTATTGAGATCGTTGTTTGAGCTCCGTTTTTAAACTCGTCATCACTAAGAAATAAATCTATTATCAGTTTCCTTTTCTTTCCCATTTTAAAACGGTCGGAGAACACCTCCAGCAAATCATCATAAACATCTTTCTTTACCGAATAGAGTTTAATTCTGTCTGTTTGGTAAGGTGTGCTGGCATTTGTATTCAAGCCAAGTTTTTTATTATATAATCGGCGTTTTCCGGCATCATATAAGATATCAAAAGCCTCAGTAATCGTGATAAAATCATCGGGCATTTTGCCGCTTGTATCAGGATGATATTTCTTAGCCAGCCGCCGGTAGGACGATTTAATTTCGGCCGGTTTGGCGTTGTAAGAGATGTCCAGTATTTTGTAGTAGTTTTTCATCGTTAGCAATTTACGTTTATCTTGGTATTC
The nucleotide sequence above comes from Candidatus Zixiibacteriota bacterium. Encoded proteins:
- a CDS encoding DnaJ domain-containing protein gives rise to the protein MKNYYKILDISYNAKPAEIKSSYRRLAKKYHPDTSGKMPDDFITITEAFDILYDAGKRRLYNKKLGLNTNASTPYQTDRIKLYSVKKDVYDDLLEVFSDRFKMGKKRKLIIDLFLSDDEFKNGAQTTISIPHDKICPRCFGFGGTIFSTCRICGGIGLVSEDIVFDIKLTPPLSVDAVHEVIDGDYTLRFRLKRGNI